In one window of Nicotiana tabacum cultivar K326 chromosome 12, ASM71507v2, whole genome shotgun sequence DNA:
- the LOC107787247 gene encoding ras-related protein Rab7 codes for MSMRRRTLLKVIVLGDSGVGKTSLMNQYVHKKFSQQYKATIGADFVTKELQIDDRLVTLQIWDTAGQERFQSLGVAFYRGADCCVLVYDVNVMRSFDNLDNWHEEFLKQANPPDPKTFPFILLGNKIDIDGGNSRVVSEKKAKEWCASKGIPYFETSAKEDINVDAAFLSIAKTALANEHEQDIYFQGIPEAVSETEQRGGCAC; via the exons ATGTCTATGCGTAGGAGAACCTTGCTTAAAGTCATCGTCCTCGGCGATAGTGG GGTTGGTAAAACGTCATTAATGAATCA ATACGTACACAAGAAGTTCAGCCAGCAATATAAAGCTACAATTGGAGCTGATTTCGTGACAAAAGAGCTTCAAATTGATGACAGGCTTGTTACTCTCCAA ATATGGGATACAGCTGGCCAAGAGAGATTTCAGAGTCTTGGAGTTGCATTCTATAGAGGTGCAGATTGCTGCGTTTTGGTCTATGATGTCAATGTTATGAGATCCTTTGATAACCTTGACAATTGGCATGAAGAATTTCTCAAACAG GCTAATCCACCAGACCCTAAAACATTTCCTTTCATATTACTGGGGAACAAGATTGATATAGATGGTGGAAATAGCAGAGTG GTTTCTGAGAAGAAAGCAAAGGAATGGTGTGCTTCAAAAGGGATACCTTACTTTGAGACATCAGCGAAAGAGGATATAAATGTTGATGCTGCATTCTTGTCTATTGCAAAAACTGCTTTGGCCAATGAACATGAGCAAGATAT